GTCTCGGATGTTGATTTGCATTTGGCCGTAGCTCCATATTCTTCGCTCAGTGCTTTGAATGCTTTAATATAATTAGATATTGATGGTCTGAGATTTTTTGAATAACCAACAAGCTTATTGTTTTTGAAAGTGACCGCGGAATATCTATTGTTTTCTTTAACATTCAGGTCATAAAATTGAACCTGGTCACCCTTATCCATGACGTTTTCAAAATTCAAACGTGAAAATATCGCCATAACTGCTTCTTTTTTCATTCCATTTTTCAGACCATCCACGTCAAATCCCTGTGCTGCGCCCGTTCCTAACAGTACGATCAGGGTTATGAATATTAGGATTGAATTTTTCATATCAAGCAGTGTACCCGTTATTGATCGCATTCACCGGCTATTTTACTACCACTCATCCAGATTTACAAAATCAGGACAATAAAAAAGGGACCGAGATTTTTCCCTATGTCCCTGTATTTATTATTGGCGTCCCCACGGGGAGTCGAACCCCGGTTACAGGCGTGAAAGGCCCGTGTCCTAGGCCACTAGACGATGGGGACACATGTAAAAGCAAAATAAACAGTCAGCAGGGAAGGTGCGGTTTATACAGGTTTTCCCGTGAGGACGCGCTTATATCCTTTTTTTCGGGAATATGTCAAGCGGCAAATGACCGATCTGGAAGTTAGCAATCATTTTATGATCCAAAAACCACCGGTTCCCGCAGGATGACTTCCCTGGCCTTGGCCGCCAGAGAGGCTATTTCCGGGTGCGTTTCCCGGAGCGAGGCAATCTGGCGGAGATTATCGGCTGTTCTCAGCACCAGCATGGCCAGATCTCCATCGGCAATGCCCATGTGGCGAACGATATCATCCCAGTCCTCGCCCTGCGCCCAATCGTAAATGACCGAACTTGTCCAGAGGTAGAGGACGTTGGTGGAAAATCCCGCCGCCGCCATCCGTGCGGATAAATCCGCAATCGCCCGGCTGACCTTGTGATGGGCCTGCGCAAGCTTCCGGGCAATTGGTTTATGCGTGATTTTGATGTCCTGGTCGCCGTCATAGACAAAGGGCGCCACCATGGCCGCCAGGAGTTTTTCATCCCGCTTCGGGAATGCCTCTTTCTTCAGGCACTCGGCAATCAGCAGGGGATGATCCAGCCGGAGTTTAGATGCCCAGACGCCCGATTCCGTCAGGCGATTAGCCTCGTTTATAAAACCCTCCACCTTCAAGAAGTTGAGGTGGCGGAGACAATCGTTCCAGAGGTTGCTTCCCCCTTTGGCCGCCCGACTCCTCTCCCCCTTGCTCAGTTGAAAGGAGGCCAGTGACTTTTCAAATATCGCCCGGATGTCCTCCGGCGTTTGGGAAAGCAGTAAATTCAAGATCATGGAGAAGTCATTGCGAATCCGGCTTAAGATATCGTCGGGCTTTTTAAAGAAGAGTTTCTGAAGATGCTGGATATCCATGAAGCGCCCGGGAACGGCCAGCATAAAGCCGATATTGTCACGGCCTCTCCTTCCAGCCCTCCCGGTCATCTGATGAAACTCCGTGCTGCTTAAGGGGCTGAAATTATTGCCGTTGAATAGGTCGGAGTTGAATAAAACAATCGTCCGGGCCGGATAATTCACCCCCGCCGCCACGGTGGAGGTGGCAAAAATGGCGCGCAGTTTCCCCATCTTCATAAGAGTTTCCACAAAGAATTTCCAGGCCGGCAACTGTCCGCCGTGGTGGGTGGCAACCTGGGCTCGTTCCAGATAGTTTAACTGCTTGTGGTTTCTCAAATAGGGGAAACGGCTCAGTAATTCTTCCAGAGCGCCGTCAAAGTTTTCATCTTTGCGGTGGGCGGCGCCTTTAAAACAGCTTTTAAGGGCGGCGTCGCATTCCGAGCGTGATTTCAGGAAGAAGATAGCCGGCAGCAGATCAAATTCCTCCATAACATTGATGATTTGTCCAAAGTCGGGCGGCCTCCCGGCGCCATGGCCTCTCTTGTTTTCTATGAACTGAACCAGGCCGGGAAAAAGCTTTCTCTTTTCCAGGTAGGGCATGATCCTGCCGGAAGGATGGAGGAACAGGGGGTAAAGCGGCACCGGCCGTTTCTCTGCTTTTACAACCACGCATTCCCGGCCCCGCAGGGAAGAAAGCCAGGCGGCAATTTCATCGTTATTGCCGATTGTGGCCGAGAGCAGCAGCACGTTGACCCGCACGGGCAGATAGATCAGGATCTCTTCCCAGACGACGCCGCGATCGCGGTCCCCCAGGTAGTGGGCTTCGTCCAGGATGACGAGGTCGCAGTTCAGGTTGTCGCCGTGATGCATGACGTCATAGAGCTGATTTCTCAAAATCTCCGTGGTGCCCACGATGATGGGGGCATCAACGTTCTCCTTCGTATCTCCGGTCAGGATGCCGACATTGGCGACTCCGAATTTGTGGCCGAATTCAACCCATTTCGCGTTGGTCAGGGCCTTTAAGGGTGAGGCATACCAAGAGCGGCCCCCCTTTTCAAATACCGCACGGATAGCCTGCTCGGCGATCCATGTTTTACCGACGCCCGTAGGTGCCGTGACGAGGCAGTCCGTCCGTTTGACGGCTTCCAGAGCCTCTAATTGGAAGGGATCGGGGATAAAGGATGACGGCGCGGGTTTGCCAATTTTTGCCAGGACATTTTTCAGCGCCGGTTCGATTTCCGGACGCATCTGAAAGTGCTGCCGGCTTACTTTGGACCGGTCAGGCCGGGCAATTGTTTTTTTGCGGGAGAAATATCTTTTTTTGTCCAATAGTTGGGTAACTCTTTCTGTTGGTTGACCGACATTAGTTTCGTCCGTTTCTATCACAGATAATCCGCCTCGTAAAGTAACTTCCGGTCCTTCTTTCTTGACTTTGGGTGACGGAAAACATAGTCTGCAATTCAAATTCTAACTTACGAAGCGAGGTTTGGCGATGCAGAAGATTCCGGTGGAAAAGGCAGTGGGGACGGTGCTGGCGCATGACATCACGCGGATTATTCCCGGCAAGTTCAAGGGGGTAGGATTCAAAAAAGGTCATGTTGTCAGAGAGGAAGATGTTGCGGAACTATTGAAATTAGGGAAGCGCTTTCTGTATGCCTTTGAGCTCTCGGCTAATCAGCTCCACGAAGATGACGCGGCCCTGCGCATCGCCCGGGCTATTGCCGGCAGCAACCTGAACTGGACAGAGCCTCGGGAGGGAAAATCAAGTATTGTCAGCACTTGTGCCGGACTGCTGAAAGTCAACGTTACCGGACTCCTGAAAATAAACAAGCTGGGCAGCATTATCGTGGCCACCTTGAAGACCAATTTCCCCTGCCGGGAAGGGCAGGTCGTAGCGGGGACCAGGATTATTCCGCTCACGATAGCAACAAAAAAGATCACCCGGCTGGAAGAGCTGGCCGCCGCCGACCCCCGACCTGTTCTGCAGATCCTGCCCTATCGGAAAATGCGCGTCGGCGGCGTGGTGACGGGTTCGGAGATATTCAATGGTCTTATCAAGGACGAATTCGACCGCTATGTGGGGCAAAAAGTCATCAACTACGGCTGCGAATTGGTGAAAAAGATTATTGTTCCCGACGACGCCGGGGCCATCTCCCGGGCCATCCTGGAACTGAAGGACCTGGGCTGCGAACTGATCCTGACGACGGGAGGCCTTTCCGTTGACCCCGACGACGTGACCCGCAAGGGAGTCCGTAAGGCCGGTGCAAAAATTATTTCTTATGGCAGTCCCATCCTGCCCGGTGCCATGCTCCTCTACGCCCTGCTGGACGGCAAGCCGATTCTGGGTTTGCCGGCCTGCGTCTATTATTCTCCCGCGACGGCCTACGATCTGATTCTGCCGCGGGTCCTGGCGGGAGAAGAGATCACGAAAAACGTTATTGCCGAGGCCGGTCACGGCGGCCTGTGCATGCACTGCGAAAGTTGCCGCTATCCAGTCTGCCCCTTCGGCAAATGATGACCTTTTACCGGATATCCTTGTGGTAGCTTTGCAGAGACTTGGCTCGGCCATGTCCCTGCCGGAAAGCCGTAATGCCCTTCACTGCGGCTACGGCGGCGGCGATGGTGGTAATATACGGGATTTTGTATTTTATGGCCGCCTTCCGGATGTATGAATCGTCGTGCTGGCCCAGCCTGCCGCTCGGGGTATTGATGACGAGCTGGATGTCGCCGTTCTTGATGCCGTCAACTATATTGGGGCGCGCCTCGTGCAGCTTGAGAATCACCTCCGCCGGAACGCTGTTGTCGGCCAGGAACTTCTGCGTCCCCGTAGTGGCCTTGATGACGAATCCCAGCTTGGAGAAGGCCCTGGCCACCTCCAAAGCGCCGCCCTTGTCGTTGTCATTCACCGTGATCAGCACCGTTCCCGTCGCCGGTAAAACCTGCTGGGCGGCTTCTTCTGCCTTGTAGAAGGCGAGCCCGAAGGAGTCGGCCAGTCCCAGCACTTCACCCGTGGAGCGCATCTCCGGACCCAGCACGGGATCCACCTCCTGGAACATGTTAAAGGGAAAGACGGATTCCTTGACGCCGAAATGCGGGAAAGAGCGGTGCCGGACCTGCAAATCGGCCAGTTTCTTTCCCAGGATAATCTGGGTGGCGATGCGGGCCATGGAGATATTGCAGACCTTGGAAACCAGAGGCACCGTCCGGGAGGCCCGGGGGTTGGCTTCGAGGATGTAAACCACGTCGCCCGCAATTGCATACTGGATATTCATAAGTCCGACCACGCCGAATTCCACGGCGATCCGCCGGGTGTAATCGTTGATCGTGTCCATGTGCCGGGCGGGGATGCTGATCGGCGGAATGACGCAGGCCGAATCGCCGGAATGGATACCGGCCAGTTCGATATGCTCCATGATGGCGGGAACGAAGGCATCCGTGCCGTCGGAGATGGCGTCGGCCTCGCACTCGATGGCATTTTGCAGAAACTTGTCAATCAGAATCGGCCGCTCCGGCGTTACGCCGACGGCCGCCTTTACGTAACGTTTGAGCATTTCTCCGTCATATACCACTTCCATCCCGCGGCCGCCCAGGACGTAGGAGGGGCGAACCATCAAAGGATAGCCGATTCGTCCGGCAATGGCGATGGCCTCGTCCAGGTTGCTCGCCATGCCTGAGGCCGGCATGGGAATACCCAGTTTTTCCATCATCTTCTTGAAGCGGTCACGGTCCTCGGCCATGTCAATCGTCTCCGGCGAGGTGCCGATGATGCGGACGCCGGCCTGAGCGAGCTGCAGGGCGATGTTCAGGGGCGTCTGACCGCCGAACTGGACGATGACGCCCAGGGGCTTTTCCTTTTCGTAGATGGCCAGGACATCTTCCACCGTCAGGGGTTCGAAATAGAGCTTGTCCGACGTATCGTAATCTGTGGAGACCGTTTCCGGATTGCAGTTGACCATGATGGATTCATAGCCCTCGTCCCTGAGGGTGAAGGCCGCATGGACGCAGCAGTAGTCAAATTCAATGCCCTGCCCGATCCGGTTGGGACCGCCCCCCAGAACCATGACCTTCTTCTTGTTCTTGCTGGCGCTCACCTTATCGGGGGCGTTATAGGTTGAATAGTAGTAGGCCGCATTGGCGACGCCGCTGACGGGAACGGCATCCCAGCACTCCACCACCCCCAGGGTCGTGCGCTGCCGGCGGATCTCAGCTTCCGGAAGGCCAAGAATCTGGGCGAGGTAGCGGTCGGAAAAACCATCCTGCTTGGCCTGCCGCAAGAGGTCATCCGGCAGGGACTTGCCCTTATATTTCAGGATTTCTTCCTCCCGTTCCACCAGTTCCTTCATCTGGCCGATGAACCAGGCCTTGATGTGGGTCCGGCGCTGCAGTTCTGCAACGTCCGCCCCCTTGCGGATAGCCTCGTACATGATGAACTGGCGTTCGCTGGACGGTTCCGCCAGGAGCTCCATCAGGTCTTCCAAAGATTTAGTGTGGAAGTCCTTTACGAAACCGAGACCGGCCCGGCCCTTTTCGAGGGAGCGGATGGCCTTCTGGAAGGCCTCCTTGTAGGTCTTGCCGATGCTCATGACTTCACCGACGGCGCGCATCTGGGTTCCCAGCTTGTCAATTGATCCGGGAAATTTCTCGAAATCCCAGCGTGAGAACTTCACCACCACATAGTCGCCCCAGGGGATATATTTGTCCAGGGTGCCTTCCCGCCAGTAGGGGATCTCATCGAGGGTCATCCCCCCGGCCAGCAAAGATGAGACGAGGGCAATGGGAAAGCCCGTGGCCTTCGAGGCTAGCGCTGAGGAACGGGAAGTGCGGGGATTGATCTCGATAATGACCACCCGGCCCGTGGCGGGATCGTGGGCAAACTGGATATTCGTGCCGCCGATGACGCCGATGGCCTCGACGATGTCGTAGGAGTACTTCTGAAGCCGGGCCTGAAGCTCCGGGCTAATGGTGAGCATGGGGGCGGTGCAGTAGGAATCGCCCGTATGGACGCCCATGGCGTCCACATTTTCGATGAAGCAGACAGTGATCAGTTTGTTCTTGGCGTCCCGGACGACTTCCAGCTCCAGTTCCTCCCAGCCCAGCACGGATTCCTCGATAAGAATCTGCCCTACCAGACTCGCGGAAATGCCCCGGCTGGCCACGGTCCGCAACTCTTCGATGTTGTATACGAGGCCGCCGCCCGTGCCGCCCATGGTGTAGGCCGGGCGGATCACCACGGGATATCCGAGGGTGGCGGCGATCTTCTCCGCTTCCTCAACGCTGTAGGCCGGCTCGCTGTTGGGCATGTCGATGCCGAGGCGATTCATCGTCGCTTTCAAGGCGATCCGGTCTTCGCCCCGTTCGATGGCATCCACCTGGACGCCGATCACCCGGACGCCGTATTTTTCCAGGACGCCGGTCTTGTGCAGCTCGGAGGTCAGGTTGAGACCCGTCTGGCCGCCCAGGTTCGGCAGAATGGCATCGGGGCGTTCGTTTTCGATGATTTCCGTCAGCGATTGCAGGTTAAGCGGTTCGATGTAAGTGACATCGGCCATGCCGGGATCGGTCATGATGGTAGCCGGGTTGGAGTTGACGAGGATAATTTGATAACCGAGCTGGCGCAGGGCCTTGCAGGCCTGGGTCCCGGAGTAATCAAACTCGCAGGCCTGGCCGATGACGATAGGACCGGAACCGATGATCAGAACTTTGCTGATGTCACTTCTTTTTGGCATGGGACTCTCCTTGGCTGGCGGTATATTTTATCGGGGTTCGGTAGGAACTCGGTTTCTTTTTGCGCCCGGAGTATAAGAAAAGCGGCTGGGTGTGTCAATCAATTTCTACGGACTTCGTAGATATCGCCACCGGATGGACAGAACAACGTGCCGTCCGGGGGAAGGGCGAAACAGAAGTCCTGGAACAAATCAAAAACATCGAAAAAACCCTCCCTTTCCCCATCCTCGGTTTCGATTCTGATAACGGCGGTGAGTTCCTCAACTACCACCTCCTAAGGCATTTTACCTTTGCTGTGGGCAAGGTTGATCTTGCGAGTCTTGGTAAGGCCAATTCAGGACAGTTCGGACAGATTATAAAAACTTTTCTTCCATGTCTTTTATTATGTAGCCTTGTATACCCTTGGCCACTTTGTCCACATCCTCTTGAGTCACGTATAAATCTTCCGGTTTGGGGTCAAGTGGCGTAAGTATTTTAGCCTCCACTTTTAGGCTAATTTTATAGGGTTTTTCTTCTGAAATGTTTGCAATAATACGAAATGCACCTGGTGTTCCACTTGAGAATTTACCAAAGGCAACTATAAACGGGGTAGGTATAAAATAACCGCCTCGCTTATCTCTCGTTCCCTTCCACTTCGTTATAATGCCCATGTTATTATCAAATTCTATTGGTGCCCATTCAGAAGTCAATATCTCTTTTAATTTTGTTGTCACCTCTTCCTTTGACAATTTCTCATTTTTAACAATAATGTATTCTTGGTACTTATCCTGATAATTTGTATATTGCGTATAGGCACAACCCGAAAGTAAAAAAACCATTAAGAAAAACAGTTTCAGTTTCATTTAAGTTCCCCCCCAAGTTGGCTGGGTGTAGATCGGATAACGCACCAACGGCTCTCCCCTGTTCGGGGTATGCGAGCACATGGCGTCCAGTCAATTCCAGCACGGAAAATTCCTTGATTCTCTCGAAAAAAAAGCCCCCTTCATTTTATGAGCGGAAAGAAGGGAGCTTTTACAATACAAGCATGTTTGCCACTTTTTCTGCTCTTTTGGTTTGACTCTATCTTCCAAAACGTTTAGTCCTCGATCCTGAATCGAAATCATGCATTTTCGTCGAGCTTAGAAATTTGTTGCTTTCAGAAGAAGTGTATCTCCCGCTCTCCAGAAAAATCACCCTCCTAAAACTGCTCATTATAACCAGTTAAACTTGAAAACTCAGCAAAGTCCAATGGATTGTTTATTATCACCGGTTCACAGACCAGAGCACACATTCCCTCACTGGCCAGAAATTCCTGCCAGCTCTTGCCGATCCCCCAAGACCGCATAGGGGAATATAACCTTTTCACCTGCCTTCTTTTACCTGGAAGATAACCTTTACAACTTCAATATCCCAAGGCACCGTCCTTGTGAAGAACCATTGACGTATCACATAGGCAAAATTGATGAGAGATTCGGACTGAGTGTCAAAGAGGTTTCGGATAGAATTTGAGGTTTTGAAGTCCATAGCTCTCCCCTGATAACGTCTTTACAAGATATATCAGCTAGTTGTACGCATCACGATTTAATCATCACCAGCATCATCTTGAATCTCTTCAAAGCCTTCAATGCATGCGGTTTTCCACCAGGCATAATGATTATTTCCCCTTCCTTTAAATGATGGGGTTCTCCGGAAATAATAATCTCCGCCTCACCATCCACTATTTGAACCAGAGCATCAAAGGGAGCCGTATGTTCACTTAACCCCTGATCCTTATCAAAAGCAAAGATGGTCACTGTCCCGGTTGATTTCTTGATAATCTCTTTGCTGACAACAGAGCCATCCTGATAAGCTACCATATCCTTCATATTCAATACTTGCTGAGTCATGCCGTCCTCCTTTATGCCCAAAGCATTTTTCAATAATGCCGTGGTTGTTTAATAAATCTCAATATTTTAAACGCCCGCTTTTTCTCCCATAGAAAACTATTGAACCTGCTTTTTGCTTTGTTCCTCAACTAATTGACCCAAGAGTTTTAGCTGCTCCTGTTGGATTGCAATCAGTTCATCCCATTGATGTTCCCTGAGCAAATCAACTTTCTCGTGGAGCCCTATTATTTCAAGCTCCGCCTTTAAATTGACTTCGTAATCGTGTTCAGCACGTAACCGATCCTTATAGGCCTGCCGATTTTGAGACATCATAATAATTGGAGCTTGAAGGGCAGCCAGCATAGATAGGACAAGATTTAGCAGAATATATGGGTATGGATCAAATGAGCTGTTAAGCTTGATTAGGATAAATGAATTTAGGATAATCCATATAACCATTATGCCCAAAAATATTGAGATAAAGATCCAAGACCCCCCAAAAGAAGCGACCTTGTCTGCCATTTTTTGACCGAGAGTCAGTTGTTCTGAAAGGTCTTGAACGACATTTGTCGAAATTGGTGTTCTTTCGGTTATATGGTGAGCAACATGTTTTTCTAATTCTGTAAGTTGTTCATATTTCGAGCGAAAGAGTTCTTCTGCTTTGTCACGTGTTTTCTGATTCATCTATGGTTATCCCCATTCTCAATGTAAATCTTCGTCAGTTTCCTGCTCCCATTATTTTTGCTTCTTGGGGTATCCGACCGATTGCGATAGAATGATTTTCTGATCCGTTCGCAATCCCATGACCTTTGCCAGGGCTGGCCTGTCTATCATGGCGCGTACAACCGTTGCCAATCCTTCGGAGGCACAATAAAGATAAACATTTTGGCTTATGAATCCGGTGGCAGCTCCCGCATACATGGTCTTGACCTCATCTGACGATGAAGTCATCCGGGAATAATCAGCCACATAAATAAGATTCACAGCGGCTTCCTTTACAAATGCCTGAGTACCGGTCAATCCTCTGATATCTTGTGCCAGTATTGGTTTCAAAAGGCTGGATTTTGCATCATAGAAGTAAAGACCGGCAGCAGTAGCAACATAGATGTCCATTTCTTGCCGGTTGCTTGCAGTAGGCGCAGTCCGTTTACCAGACTCCGGGCGATTGATTCCAGACGCGGCCCAGAGCATGTTGGAAAGAATTTTCAACGGTAATGGCTCTGAACTGAATTCTCGTGAAGAGCTTCGCTTTGCTAAAAGCTGCATCAAAGGATTGCCGGCAATCTGGGGCATTAAAAGTTGGATTGGTTTTTGTTCTTCTGCCGAAGCTGTATTCTTGGTCATCGGCAAGATGGCAATTAGAGAAACCACAATAAAACCGATGGCTGTCATTAGTAAAAGGTTTTTCCTGATCGCTTTCGTATTCATATGAATAACCTCCTGTTGTTATTCCGATTATTACACCTTGAATCTTATGCCGTATATTTTCCGTGGAAACTCACCCATAGCAAAATCTGGTTTTTCTTTATTTTGCATTGCCGCTTCATCTGCATAGGCCTCTATTACTTCCCCGATAAACAGATTCTTATCACCTGCTTCTGTCACTTGAATTAGTCGGCATTCCATATGAGCCACACATTCGTCAACAATAACGGTTTTTACCATACGTGCGGGTTTCGCAGTTAATCCGGTTTCCTTGAATTTGTCTACCTGATAGCCGGAATGAAAGCCACAGTAATAAACCTTTGCTTCCATGTCCTTTGTGGGAACATTAATGACAAATTCTTTTTCGCTTTCGATCAGCTTACAGGAATATGCGCTTCTTCCAATGGCACAGGCGATAAGAGGCGGTTCTTTTGATACGGGCATGCAAAAACTGACCGCGATTATATTGGCTTTCACTTGCATCTGTCCGCATGTGATTAAGTAATGCCTCATTGGCCACATGAATTCCAGATATTCAGCGTTAATTTTCATTTTCATTCTTACCTCATGATAGGATTATCAGAGAAAAATGAACCATTGATCTCCCAGTTTTTAGAAAAACGCAGACTCCTGCGCTTTTTACAGTTTTAGATTAAAACTTCATTTCTCAGCGTTAATAGCACCCTTCAAGACAGGAGAGGGTTTAAACGTAACGACCCTTCTGGCATTAATCGTCATCTCCTTTCCTGTCTGTGGGTTTCTGCCTCTTCGCTTCTTTTTGGCTTTAGCTTTCCATTTCCCGAACCGAGAGATCACGACGTCGTTACCCTGACACAGTTCATCCTTGATAATAGCAAAGAAACTTTCGATGATATTGCCAGAATCTTTTTTGGGAATGCTGAGCTGCTCATTGAGCATGTTTAAAAGATCAATTTTGTTTACTGCCATGATTTTCCCCTTTGATTATAGATAATTATCGGTCCAGTTGATGAACCACAGTTATTTACATTGAGCCCTGGCCAATCTTCTTCCCATTCTATCCGGATATGGGGATCAGTATTTTTCTCCAGCCGGTATAAATATCCATAGAAGAATATACAATATAAGGCCAAAGCCAAAAAATAAAAACATGACGCTGAATAAGAATCTCCAGCACCAAGCAGGTATTGAGGTATGTACCCCCAATCCTCCGCAAACGCCGCCAATCCATTTATCCTGTTGAGATTTTGTCAGTTTGTGTAAAAAATTATTGCCCTGCATATTACAGTCCCCCTTCAAAATGTTCACATGCATTCATTATTGTAAAAGTCAAGCACTCCCCGGACAGTCAGCTTATCGGATTACAATCAACGCGATACGTAACCCTTTACTTTGAGATCAGACAGAATATCTTTAGCAATGTTAATCGGTATGGCCGTGCTTTTACTCATTTCCTGATTTCCAATGGTGTTATTAATCCCTATGACTTTACCTTCAATATTAACAAGAGGCCCTCCCGTATCTTTGGAATTAATAGATGCGTCTGTTTGAATCACTTCACGAGAACTCTTGTTTGTAATCATGCCAGGGGATAATGTGCTTGAGCTGCGGAGGGAAGTACCAAGTGCCAATACCCAGTCTCCAATCCGCAATTTGTCAGTGTCTCCAAAAGGTGCGACGTAAAGGCTTTCATCCACTTTAATCTTTAAAAGGGCCAAATTTGTATTTTTATCTTTCCCGATAAGTTTAGCATTAAATTCCTTGCCGTTTGCCATTTTAATTGTGATTGTCCAGGCTTTATCCACAATATGATTATTGGTGAAGATATAGCCATCCGTTGATATGATAAAACCCGATCCTTCTAAAATATTTTCACTTTTTGAATTTACTGTCACTCTGACATT
Above is a genomic segment from Deltaproteobacteria bacterium containing:
- a CDS encoding DEAD/DEAH box helicase, which codes for MIETDETNVGQPTERVTQLLDKKRYFSRKKTIARPDRSKVSRQHFQMRPEIEPALKNVLAKIGKPAPSSFIPDPFQLEALEAVKRTDCLVTAPTGVGKTWIAEQAIRAVFEKGGRSWYASPLKALTNAKWVEFGHKFGVANVGILTGDTKENVDAPIIVGTTEILRNQLYDVMHHGDNLNCDLVILDEAHYLGDRDRGVVWEEILIYLPVRVNVLLLSATIGNNDEIAAWLSSLRGRECVVVKAEKRPVPLYPLFLHPSGRIMPYLEKRKLFPGLVQFIENKRGHGAGRPPDFGQIINVMEEFDLLPAIFFLKSRSECDAALKSCFKGAAHRKDENFDGALEELLSRFPYLRNHKQLNYLERAQVATHHGGQLPAWKFFVETLMKMGKLRAIFATSTVAAGVNYPARTIVLFNSDLFNGNNFSPLSSTEFHQMTGRAGRRGRDNIGFMLAVPGRFMDIQHLQKLFFKKPDDILSRIRNDFSMILNLLLSQTPEDIRAIFEKSLASFQLSKGERSRAAKGGSNLWNDCLRHLNFLKVEGFINEANRLTESGVWASKLRLDHPLLIAECLKKEAFPKRDEKLLAAMVAPFVYDGDQDIKITHKPIARKLAQAHHKVSRAIADLSARMAAAGFSTNVLYLWTSSVIYDWAQGEDWDDIVRHMGIADGDLAMLVLRTADNLRQIASLRETHPEIASLAAKAREVILREPVVFGS
- a CDS encoding molybdopterin-binding protein, which gives rise to MQKIPVEKAVGTVLAHDITRIIPGKFKGVGFKKGHVVREEDVAELLKLGKRFLYAFELSANQLHEDDAALRIARAIAGSNLNWTEPREGKSSIVSTCAGLLKVNVTGLLKINKLGSIIVATLKTNFPCREGQVVAGTRIIPLTIATKKITRLEELAAADPRPVLQILPYRKMRVGGVVTGSEIFNGLIKDEFDRYVGQKVINYGCELVKKIIVPDDAGAISRAILELKDLGCELILTTGGLSVDPDDVTRKGVRKAGAKIISYGSPILPGAMLLYALLDGKPILGLPACVYYSPATAYDLILPRVLAGEEITKNVIAEAGHGGLCMHCESCRYPVCPFGK
- the carB gene encoding carbamoyl-phosphate synthase large subunit, yielding MPKRSDISKVLIIGSGPIVIGQACEFDYSGTQACKALRQLGYQIILVNSNPATIMTDPGMADVTYIEPLNLQSLTEIIENERPDAILPNLGGQTGLNLTSELHKTGVLEKYGVRVIGVQVDAIERGEDRIALKATMNRLGIDMPNSEPAYSVEEAEKIAATLGYPVVIRPAYTMGGTGGGLVYNIEELRTVASRGISASLVGQILIEESVLGWEELELEVVRDAKNKLITVCFIENVDAMGVHTGDSYCTAPMLTISPELQARLQKYSYDIVEAIGVIGGTNIQFAHDPATGRVVIIEINPRTSRSSALASKATGFPIALVSSLLAGGMTLDEIPYWREGTLDKYIPWGDYVVVKFSRWDFEKFPGSIDKLGTQMRAVGEVMSIGKTYKEAFQKAIRSLEKGRAGLGFVKDFHTKSLEDLMELLAEPSSERQFIMYEAIRKGADVAELQRRTHIKAWFIGQMKELVEREEEILKYKGKSLPDDLLRQAKQDGFSDRYLAQILGLPEAEIRRQRTTLGVVECWDAVPVSGVANAAYYYSTYNAPDKVSASKNKKKVMVLGGGPNRIGQGIEFDYCCVHAAFTLRDEGYESIMVNCNPETVSTDYDTSDKLYFEPLTVEDVLAIYEKEKPLGVIVQFGGQTPLNIALQLAQAGVRIIGTSPETIDMAEDRDRFKKMMEKLGIPMPASGMASNLDEAIAIAGRIGYPLMVRPSYVLGGRGMEVVYDGEMLKRYVKAAVGVTPERPILIDKFLQNAIECEADAISDGTDAFVPAIMEHIELAGIHSGDSACVIPPISIPARHMDTINDYTRRIAVEFGVVGLMNIQYAIAGDVVYILEANPRASRTVPLVSKVCNISMARIATQIILGKKLADLQVRHRSFPHFGVKESVFPFNMFQEVDPVLGPEMRSTGEVLGLADSFGLAFYKAEEAAQQVLPATGTVLITVNDNDKGGALEVARAFSKLGFVIKATTGTQKFLADNSVPAEVILKLHEARPNIVDGIKNGDIQLVINTPSGRLGQHDDSYIRKAAIKYKIPYITTIAAAVAAVKGITAFRQGHGRAKSLQSYHKDIR
- a CDS encoding cupin domain-containing protein translates to MTQQVLNMKDMVAYQDGSVVSKEIIKKSTGTVTIFAFDKDQGLSEHTAPFDALVQIVDGEAEIIISGEPHHLKEGEIIIMPGGKPHALKALKRFKMMLVMIKS
- a CDS encoding DUF1003 domain-containing protein, yielding MNQKTRDKAEELFRSKYEQLTELEKHVAHHITERTPISTNVVQDLSEQLTLGQKMADKVASFGGSWIFISIFLGIMVIWIILNSFILIKLNSSFDPYPYILLNLVLSMLAALQAPIIMMSQNRQAYKDRLRAEHDYEVNLKAELEIIGLHEKVDLLREHQWDELIAIQQEQLKLLGQLVEEQSKKQVQ
- a CDS encoding SagB/ThcOx family dehydrogenase; translation: MNTKAIRKNLLLMTAIGFIVVSLIAILPMTKNTASAEEQKPIQLLMPQIAGNPLMQLLAKRSSSREFSSEPLPLKILSNMLWAASGINRPESGKRTAPTASNRQEMDIYVATAAGLYFYDAKSSLLKPILAQDIRGLTGTQAFVKEAAVNLIYVADYSRMTSSSDEVKTMYAGAATGFISQNVYLYCASEGLATVVRAMIDRPALAKVMGLRTDQKIILSQSVGYPKKQK
- a CDS encoding flavin reductase family protein, with the protein product MKMKINAEYLEFMWPMRHYLITCGQMQVKANIIAVSFCMPVSKEPPLIACAIGRSAYSCKLIESEKEFVINVPTKDMEAKVYYCGFHSGYQVDKFKETGLTAKPARMVKTVIVDECVAHMECRLIQVTEAGDKNLFIGEVIEAYADEAAMQNKEKPDFAMGEFPRKIYGIRFKV
- a CDS encoding HU family DNA-binding protein, which gives rise to MAVNKIDLLNMLNEQLSIPKKDSGNIIESFFAIIKDELCQGNDVVISRFGKWKAKAKKKRRGRNPQTGKEMTINARRVVTFKPSPVLKGAINAEK
- a CDS encoding PspC domain-containing protein encodes the protein MQGNNFLHKLTKSQQDKWIGGVCGGLGVHTSIPAWCWRFLFSVMFLFFGFGLILYILLWIFIPAGEKY